The DNA segment GATGGGCAATACCATTATCAAGTCCAACTGACTTCATAAAGAAGTCCAAACcaattatttttgtttgtgCTTTGATGCATTCTTTATGATTGTGCAGAAATCTCTCTTCTTCTATAGAGATGGGTACTTTTTCCTCTGCAACACCGCTTAACTTCCCACCTGTCTTTGGCACATGTTGTAAAGGTCTCTTAACTGAGTTTGTAATGTCGCCAAGTGCTTTCCTGCCACCATCTTTTCCTTTCTCGGTTGCCTTTCCCCCTTTTTTGGTGGTAGCAGTAGATGAAGCACATAGATCTTTCCCATTGGAAAAAGCATTTATAAAATTGTCTGTCCTGTTTGACTGAAATACAGATggttttcttgaatttgatatgtCATTTAGAGCTTTCCGACCACCGATCCTTACTTTCTTATCTGCCTTGGTTACATCAACTTTACCATTGTCgagaatatttaaattttgatctTGCATCAGGAAATGAGCAGGGGTTGCCATAGGTTTTTGTTACCACGATCTGAAAATTTTCAGAGCAGGCTGACTAATATACTGTCATGCAACAATCAAGTTGTGAGAATGGTTCTGCACAGAAAACACCAGTAACATTGTCTGAGGAATTTATTACAAAGATTCTATTTCTACTTCCATGGGAGAGGTAAATGAATGTAAATGTTTTTAAATAGGTGACGGTACGATAGAGAACTAAAATACATTTTCCACACTTAACCCTATCTATCAAAAGCATAGCAAAAACGTTGATTCACAGTTTAATAACTTATGAAGGCAGCCAACACAATCAGAAAAGAGAATTTAAAgaagcttttttttttaatcgaagATTCTATAAACTTCTAACCAGGGCAGTACAATTTTTCAATAATTGAGAAATTTGCATCATAAGCTATATGAATTTTGAT comes from the Primulina huaijiensis isolate GDHJ02 chromosome 8, ASM1229523v2, whole genome shotgun sequence genome and includes:
- the LOC140982848 gene encoding uncharacterized protein is translated as MATPAHFLMQDQNLNILDNGKVDVTKADKKVRIGGRKALNDISNSRKPSVFQSNRTDNFINAFSNGKDLCASSTATTKKGGKATEKGKDGGRKALGDITNSVKRPLQHVPKTGGKLSGVAEEKVPISIEEERFLHNHKECIKAQTKIIGLDFFMKSVGLDNDFPVKPSAVVKSSLKESEELVKDLIMEEMTEQPSGDDEILKFWNTGVSGNFSPACRSPESPKLPYMKWGEENFSDLMVIETPKLMHP